A single window of Salvia splendens isolate huo1 chromosome 6, SspV2, whole genome shotgun sequence DNA harbors:
- the LOC121809155 gene encoding 11-beta-hydroxysteroid dehydrogenase B-like produces MDMLNSVLNLFVPPASLVMLAFAWPALTFINTCEWVYSTYFLESHQLMHNKVVVITGASSGIGEQIAYEYAKRGVILVLVARREQRLRAISENARRLGAPDVMIVAADVVKEDDCRRFINETINQYGRVDHLVNSASLGHTFYFEEATDTNVFPILMDINFWGNVYPTHVALPYLRESNGRVIVNASVENWLPLPRMSLYAAAKSALINFYETLRFEVKDEVGITIATHGWIGTEVSRGKFMVEEGAEMQWKEEREVEASGGPVEEFARMIVAGACRGDPYVKYPSWYDIFFLYRVFAPKVLYWTFQFLLTGGGARRTSFIGTGRPLIEASPTMTRRRVVDHQRVE; encoded by the exons ATGGATATGTTAAACAGCGTGCTGAATCTGTTTGTGCCGCCGGCGAGCTTGGTGATGCTGGCCTTCGCCTGGCCGGCTCTCACCTTCATCAACACCTGTGAATGGGTCTACAGCACCTACTTCCTCGAATCTCACCAACTTATGCACAACAAGGTCGTCGTCATCACCGGAGCTTCTTCTGGCATCGGAGAG CAAATTGCATACGAATATGCAAAGAGGGGGGTGATTCTTGTATTGGTTGCACGTAGAGAACAAAGGCTTAGAGCAATAAGTGAGAATGCTAGAAGGCTTGGGGCGCCCGATGTAATGATAGTGGCTGCCGATGTTGTCAaggaggacgactgcaggagatTTATCAACGAAACCATTAACCAATATGGTCGCG TGGATCATCTGGTAAATTCTGCAAGTTTAGGCCATACTTTCTACTTTGAGGAGGCCACAGACACCAATGTCTTCCCTATTCTAAtg GACATAAACTTCTGGGGTAATGTTTATCCGACCCACGTAGCACTTCCATATCTACGTGAATCCAACGGCCGTGTCATTGTCAATGCATCGGTCGAGAACTGGCTACCTTTACCTCGGATGAGCTTGTATGCT GCGGCGAAATCAGCTCTGATAAACTTTTATGAGACACTACGGTTTGAAGTGAAGGACGAGGTTGGGATTACAATCGCGACGCATGGTTGGATCGGAACTGAGGTGTCGAGAGGAAAATTTATGGTGGAGGAAGGTGCAGAGATGCAATGGAAGGAAGAAAGAGAA GTGGAGGCATCGGGTGGTCCAGTGGAGGAGTTTGCGAGGATGATAGTGGCGGGCGCTTGCAGAGGCGATCCGTACGTGAAGTATCCGAGCTGGTACGACATTTTCTTCTTGTATAGGGTGTTTGCACCCAAGGTCCTCTACTGGACGTTCCAGTTTCTCCTAACTGGTGGCGGGGCACGGCGCACCTCTTTCATCGGAACGGGTAGGCCCCTTATAGAGGCCTCCCCGACGATGACAAGGCGGCGAGTAGTCGACCACCAGAGAGTTGAGTGA
- the LOC121807169 gene encoding uncharacterized protein LOC121807169: MDGELQDWELLHHNSDSEPIPFDDIDSTGFIHADYFSLDSLKRYAHNSDDNNSAVSDNPSWIDPSSDDNPARYLHKESTEFWSDSSSERSEDRNRFTDFSARNEIGFHEGIREVGEKGDKVDSNRIEAKSSSVSEELDKVEEKMESGDDHMGNEEIDKKSSHVVVWWKMPMEFVNYFVFRMSPVWTVSVAAAFMGFVILGRRLYKMKKKNRARGLQIKVAVDDKKVSQVMSRAARLNEAFSVVKHVPLIRPSLPAIGITSWPAMAIR, encoded by the exons ATGGATGGCGAGCTTCAAGACTGGGAGCTCCTCCACCACAATTCTGATTCCGAACCAATTCCCTTCGACGACATAGATTCCACCGGCTTCATCCACGCCGATTATTTCTCCCTGGACTCTCTCAAACGATACGCCCACAATTCCGATGACAACAACTCCGCCGTCTCCGATAATCCTAGCTGGATTGATCCAAGCTCCGACGACAATCCCGCTCGCTATCTCCACAAGGAATCCACCGAATTCTGGTCCGATTCCAGCAGCGAAAGGTCTGAAGATCGCAACAGGTTCACCGATTTCTCAGCTAGAAATGAAATAGGTTTTCACGAAGGAATTAGGGAAGTTGGTGAAAAGGGGGATAAAGTGGATTCGAATCGAATTGAGGCAAAGTCTAGCAGCGTTTCCGAAGAATTAGACAAAGTGGAGGAGAAGATGGAGAGTGGAGATGATCATATGGGAAACGAAGAGATTGATAAGAAAAGTAGTCATGTGGTAGTGTGGTGGAAGATGCCAATGGAGTTTGTAAACTACTTTGTGTTTCGGATGAGTCCGGTTTGGACAGTCTCTGTGGCGGCTGCTTTCATGGGGTTTGTGATTTTGGGGCGCAGGTTGTataagatgaagaagaagaacagGGCTAGGGGACTGCAGATTAAGGTTGCTGTTGATGATAAG AAGGTTTCTCAGGTGATGAGCCGTGCAGCTCGTCTGAACGAAGCATTCTCAGTTGTGAAACATGTACCTCTAATTCGGCCTTCACTACCTGCCATTGGCATCACAAGCTGGCCTGCGATGGCTATAAGATAA
- the LOC121809156 gene encoding uncharacterized protein LOC121809156, which produces MVNIPARFGRMAAAFDEMSRDRSFESGSSEHSADLSDLVNSFFEREIREQRIGGDGDRNGNPVEIDDDEFESDSQDSGFHDCLSKLFDRDDSVGRNISTAVEKAMEVIGGEDSSPEFNRRLMARLRSCGFDAGEFFH; this is translated from the coding sequence ATGGTGAATATTCCGGCGAGGTTCGGAAGGATGGCGGCGGCCTTCGACGAGATGTCGAGAGATAGGTCGTTCGAGAGTGGCAGCAGCGAGCACTCCGCCGATTTGTCCGATCTCGTCAATTCCTTCTTCGAGAGAGAAATTAGGGAGCAGAGAATCGGCGGAGATGGCGATCGAAACGGAAATCCAGTTGAGATCGACGATGATGAATTTGAGAGTGATTCGCAGGATTccgggtttcatgattgtttgAGTAAATTGTTTGATCGCGACGACAGTGTAGGGAGAAACATTTCTACTGCGGTGGAGAAGGCGATGGAAGTCATCGGCGGCGAGGATTCGTCGCCGGAATTCAATCGGCGGCTAATGGCGCGATTGCGAAGTTGTGGCTTTGATGCTGGTGAGTTTTTTCATTAA